A single Saccharolobus shibatae B12 DNA region contains:
- a CDS encoding 50S ribosomal protein L23 produces the protein MIQMALATEKALKLIESYNTLTLIVDKNDTRDDIKKSVERLFGVKVVKVNVVITSQGYKKAYVKLDPTYKASDIAHRLGIL, from the coding sequence ATGATTCAAATGGCTTTAGCTACAGAGAAAGCATTAAAACTTATTGAGTCCTATAATACACTTACATTAATAGTAGATAAGAATGATACAAGGGATGACATTAAGAAATCTGTTGAAAGATTATTTGGTGTTAAGGTGGTAAAAGTTAACGTGGTTATAACATCTCAAGGTTACAAGAAGGCATATGTAAAATTAGACCCAACATATAAAGCAAGTGATATAGCCCATAGATTGGGCATTTTGTGA
- a CDS encoding 50S ribosomal protein L2, translating to MGKNLLQQRAGKGSPTFRSPSWLRIGKVRYPNIFGHLVGKVIDIVHNPGMNAPVAIIKLENGTRFLTQAIQGLVINQKIEFGKGSPIANGNVIEIGDAPEGTVVCNVEENFGDGGKYARSAGSYAVVVGKSGDKVLIKLPSDKIKAVSNKARATVGVVAGGGVIEKPLLKAGANYWKYKVKAKKWPIVRGVAMNVVDHPHGGGLHQSVSRPSTVSRNAPPGRKVGHIAARRTGRKEGK from the coding sequence ATGGGTAAGAATTTATTACAGCAGAGGGCGGGAAAAGGTTCTCCAACTTTTAGGAGTCCAAGTTGGCTACGAATAGGTAAGGTAAGGTATCCCAACATTTTTGGACATCTTGTAGGCAAGGTAATAGACATAGTGCATAATCCAGGGATGAATGCGCCTGTTGCTATCATAAAATTAGAGAACGGAACCAGGTTTTTAACGCAAGCAATTCAAGGTTTGGTTATTAACCAGAAGATCGAATTCGGTAAAGGATCTCCAATAGCTAATGGTAATGTTATAGAGATAGGTGATGCGCCAGAAGGTACAGTAGTATGTAATGTTGAAGAAAATTTTGGAGACGGAGGCAAATACGCTAGAAGTGCTGGTTCATATGCAGTAGTAGTAGGCAAGAGCGGTGATAAGGTGTTAATTAAATTACCTTCAGATAAGATAAAAGCAGTTTCAAATAAGGCTAGAGCTACCGTTGGTGTAGTGGCTGGTGGTGGAGTTATAGAAAAACCACTATTGAAAGCTGGAGCTAATTATTGGAAGTATAAAGTAAAGGCTAAGAAATGGCCTATTGTAAGGGGTGTTGCAATGAATGTAGTCGATCATCCTCATGGTGGTGGACTACATCAGAGTGTAAGCAGACCTTCTACGGTATCTAGAAATGCTCCTCCAGGTAGAAAAGTTGGTCATATTGCGGCAAGGAGAACAGGAAGGAAGGAGGGTAAGTGA
- a CDS encoding 30S ribosomal protein S19: MSLEIPPEWKNFKYRGKSIDELLNMPMDEFIKLLPSRQRRSLKRGFTDAQRHLLEKVRKYRREGKVNKTIKTHVRNLVILPELIGLKMAVYNGKEFVEFTVTPEMIGHYLGEYSITTKKVEHGEPGLKATRSSLFLAMKG, encoded by the coding sequence ATGTCATTAGAAATACCACCTGAATGGAAGAACTTTAAATACAGAGGTAAGAGTATAGATGAGTTACTAAATATGCCAATGGATGAGTTTATTAAGTTACTACCTTCAAGGCAACGAAGATCATTAAAACGTGGATTTACTGATGCACAAAGGCATTTGCTGGAAAAAGTAAGGAAATATAGAAGAGAAGGAAAGGTTAATAAGACCATAAAGACGCATGTCAGAAACTTAGTTATATTGCCAGAGCTGATTGGTCTTAAGATGGCTGTCTATAATGGAAAGGAATTTGTTGAATTTACAGTTACGCCAGAAATGATAGGTCATTACTTGGGAGAGTATTCAATAACCACTAAGAAGGTTGAACATGGAGAACCAGGATTAAAGGCTACAAGGTCAAGTTTATTCTTAGCAATGAAAGGATGA
- a CDS encoding 50S ribosomal protein L22, protein MASWNYPQLNLDELKIAKAVIRDVPASIRDLYNVCKAIRGMYLNDAKDFLNRVLEEKEALPFWRYNKGASHKANISAKWKIKAGRYPKKAIRQVLKLLENAEANATNKGLDVDKLIIRHIAAHKGITLERYMPRAFGRATAKYRRTSNVEVILEEVE, encoded by the coding sequence ATGGCAAGTTGGAATTATCCTCAATTAAATCTTGATGAGTTGAAAATTGCAAAAGCTGTGATAAGAGATGTTCCTGCATCCATAAGAGATCTTTATAATGTTTGCAAAGCTATTAGAGGAATGTATCTTAATGATGCGAAAGATTTTCTAAACAGAGTTTTAGAAGAAAAGGAAGCCCTACCATTTTGGAGATATAATAAGGGTGCATCACATAAAGCTAATATATCTGCTAAATGGAAAATAAAGGCTGGTAGATATCCAAAGAAAGCTATAAGGCAAGTGTTAAAGTTGTTAGAAAACGCTGAGGCTAATGCAACTAATAAAGGGCTGGATGTCGATAAATTAATTATAAGGCATATAGCTGCCCACAAGGGTATAACATTAGAAAGATATATGCCCAGAGCATTTGGGAGGGCTACTGCAAAGTACAGAAGGACATCTAATGTAGAGGTAATCTTAGAGGAGGTGGAGTAA
- a CDS encoding 30S ribosomal protein S3, which produces MPNIKRYFLEKSIVKVKIDEYLAKQYYNAEYAGVEVLKTPIGTRVIIYAGRPSMIIGRGGRNIKQLAQIFEKVFGLENPQITITNVENPELNARVMAFRLAIALEKGYHFRRAAFISMRRIMNAGALGAEIIISGKLTTERARYEKLKEGIVYKSGQQLEKMIDRAIAIAMLKPGIFGVEVVITKPLKIEDKISLKESPSVPQEVSVTNVTFIEESSQKSEEKGEGEKE; this is translated from the coding sequence ATACCAAACATCAAGAGATATTTCCTTGAGAAGTCTATAGTGAAAGTCAAGATTGATGAGTATCTAGCTAAGCAATACTATAATGCTGAGTATGCAGGAGTAGAAGTATTGAAGACTCCAATTGGAACTAGAGTTATAATATATGCAGGAAGACCTTCAATGATAATAGGAAGGGGTGGAAGAAATATAAAACAGCTTGCACAAATCTTCGAAAAAGTTTTTGGTTTAGAGAATCCACAAATTACAATAACGAATGTGGAGAACCCGGAGCTCAATGCTAGAGTAATGGCATTTAGGTTGGCGATAGCTTTAGAAAAGGGATATCACTTTAGGAGAGCCGCTTTCATATCAATGAGAAGAATTATGAATGCCGGTGCATTAGGTGCGGAAATAATAATAAGCGGCAAGCTTACTACGGAGAGGGCAAGATATGAGAAGTTAAAGGAGGGTATTGTGTATAAGAGCGGGCAACAATTAGAGAAGATGATAGATAGGGCAATTGCTATAGCGATGTTAAAGCCTGGAATATTTGGTGTCGAGGTAGTTATAACTAAACCACTGAAGATTGAAGATAAAATCAGTTTGAAAGAGTCTCCTTCCGTTCCTCAAGAGGTATCAGTAACTAATGTAACTTTTATTGAAGAATCCTCACAAAAGAGTGAGGAGAAAGGTGAGGGTGAGAAAGAATGA
- the rpmC gene encoding 50S ribosomal protein L29, translating into MTVDLEELRKMEKGELLKKVDELRLELMKLRVQARMGTLKNTASIRNTRKDIARILTVLSEKKREGKGKAKVENK; encoded by the coding sequence ATGACGGTAGATCTTGAAGAGTTAAGGAAAATGGAAAAAGGAGAGTTGTTAAAAAAGGTGGATGAGCTAAGATTGGAATTAATGAAACTTAGAGTGCAAGCTAGAATGGGAACTTTAAAGAACACTGCAAGCATTAGAAACACAAGAAAAGACATAGCAAGAATATTAACAGTTTTAAGTGAAAAGAAGAGAGAAGGTAAAGGAAAAGCAAAAGTGGAGAATAAATAA
- a CDS encoding ribonuclease P protein subunit, giving the protein MILDYINSKIRILWYTDPSLISREGLILLETEKTFLIRLKGKNKVIRIFKAHGIFEITFKGKSFIIAGYKLVRKPWRRI; this is encoded by the coding sequence ATGATTTTGGATTATATTAATTCTAAAATAAGGATTTTATGGTACACGGATCCTTCTCTAATTTCTAGAGAAGGTCTTATTTTACTAGAGACAGAAAAAACATTTTTGATTAGGTTAAAGGGGAAAAACAAGGTTATAAGGATATTTAAAGCTCATGGTATATTTGAGATAACTTTTAAAGGTAAGTCTTTTATAATAGCTGGCTATAAGCTGGTAAGAAAACCTTGGAGAAGAATTTAG
- a CDS encoding 30S ribosomal protein S17: protein MGSKGKIVKDPGIPNVVIPEKACEDEDCPYHGSLRVRGMTLEGVIVKYKGTKAALIERQYLYYDSKYKRYERRRSRIHAHVPPCVNVREGDKVIIGECRPLSKSISFVVLSKVS, encoded by the coding sequence ATGGGATCTAAGGGGAAGATAGTAAAGGACCCGGGGATACCTAATGTTGTTATTCCCGAGAAGGCATGCGAAGATGAAGATTGCCCTTATCATGGATCATTGAGAGTTAGGGGTATGACACTGGAAGGAGTCATTGTAAAGTATAAAGGTACTAAAGCTGCACTTATAGAAAGGCAATACTTATACTATGACTCGAAATATAAGAGATATGAAAGGAGAAGGAGTAGGATACATGCTCATGTACCACCGTGTGTTAATGTTAGAGAGGGAGATAAAGTTATAATTGGCGAATGTAGACCTCTTTCTAAATCTATAAGTTTTGTGGTATTAAGCAAGGTGAGTTAA
- a CDS encoding 50S ribosomal protein L14 yields the protein MSEKIQVLGSRKGLTPGLQHYSVVNVADNSGAKEAMIIGVYGYRGVLRRVPFANIADMVMVSVKRGTPEVRKQKFRAVIVRQRMPYRRSDGTWISFEDNAVVIINPDGTPKGTEVRGPIAREAAERWPKIASLATLVV from the coding sequence GTGTCAGAAAAGATTCAAGTTTTAGGATCCAGAAAAGGTTTAACGCCAGGTCTACAGCATTATTCAGTAGTTAACGTTGCTGATAATAGTGGAGCAAAAGAAGCTATGATAATTGGAGTGTATGGTTATAGAGGTGTTCTGAGAAGAGTTCCATTTGCCAATATTGCCGATATGGTTATGGTCTCAGTTAAGAGAGGAACACCAGAGGTTAGAAAACAGAAATTTAGGGCAGTAATAGTGAGACAAAGAATGCCATATAGAAGATCAGATGGTACTTGGATCTCCTTTGAAGATAATGCAGTAGTGATAATAAACCCAGACGGAACACCAAAAGGTACTGAAGTTAGGGGTCCAATAGCAAGAGAAGCAGCTGAAAGATGGCCAAAAATAGCAAGTCTTGCTACATTGGTGGTGTAG
- the rplX gene encoding 50S ribosomal protein L24, whose product MVSLKPSKQRKLLYTLPLHQRKKLLIAKVSDEIASQYGIKRIRVRKGDTVRVMRGSHSGKEGKVTEINTRTGRLAIEGITRKKADGTPVYVWIHASKVMITKLDLSDPRRREKLEKSKK is encoded by the coding sequence ATGGTATCTCTTAAACCTTCTAAACAGAGGAAATTATTATACACTTTACCATTACATCAAAGGAAGAAGTTGTTGATTGCTAAAGTCTCTGATGAGATTGCCTCTCAATATGGTATAAAACGTATTAGAGTGAGAAAAGGTGATACTGTTAGGGTAATGCGGGGAAGTCATAGTGGAAAGGAAGGGAAGGTAACTGAAATTAATACTAGGACTGGAAGATTAGCAATAGAAGGGATAACGAGGAAAAAAGCTGATGGAACACCAGTATATGTGTGGATTCACGCATCTAAAGTAATGATAACTAAGTTAGATCTGAGTGATCCAAGAAGGAGAGAAAAGTTAGAAAAATCTAAGAAGTGA
- a CDS encoding 30S ribosomal protein S4e translates to MAHITRFETPWFLVISKKQYKWTVRPNAGPHPIGKSIPLAVVIRDYLKLAGTVREAKHIIFNGKVLVDGKVRKDYKYPVGLMDIVSIPSADLYFRVHPDNVRFMRLSKISADEAHYKYVRIMNKTTIKGGGIQLNLEDGRNILVDKETAKNFKTLMTLKIELPSQNIVDSFTISEGSYAIFVGGKNVGIHGVVKNINLSKFKSRKYSVITLESKGGNTYQTNLMNVMSIGREKPDMRVD, encoded by the coding sequence ATGGCGCATATAACAAGATTTGAAACACCTTGGTTTTTAGTAATAAGCAAAAAACAATATAAGTGGACGGTTAGACCTAATGCTGGACCTCACCCTATAGGGAAAAGTATACCTTTGGCTGTTGTAATTAGGGATTATCTTAAACTTGCGGGAACGGTAAGAGAGGCTAAGCATATAATATTTAACGGTAAAGTTTTAGTCGATGGCAAGGTAAGGAAAGACTATAAATACCCTGTTGGACTTATGGACATTGTTTCAATTCCCTCCGCTGATCTATATTTTAGAGTTCATCCTGATAACGTTAGGTTTATGAGGTTATCCAAGATATCCGCAGATGAGGCTCATTATAAGTACGTTAGGATCATGAATAAAACTACAATAAAGGGAGGAGGTATTCAGCTTAATTTAGAGGATGGAAGAAATATCCTAGTCGATAAAGAAACTGCAAAGAATTTCAAAACGCTTATGACATTAAAGATTGAGTTACCAAGCCAAAATATAGTGGATTCATTCACTATCTCTGAAGGCTCATATGCAATCTTTGTAGGCGGTAAGAACGTCGGTATTCACGGTGTTGTTAAAAATATAAATTTGAGTAAGTTTAAGTCTAGAAAATATAGTGTGATAACACTAGAAAGCAAAGGTGGTAATACTTATCAGACTAATCTCATGAATGTGATGAGTATAGGTAGGGAAAAACCTGATATGAGAGTTGATTAA
- a CDS encoding 50S ribosomal protein L5, with translation MTESTLSVNQNPMRKVKLAKVTVNIGLGESGDRLQKAYQLLQELTGAKPVYTISKKTIREFGIRKGQEIGVKVTLRGTQAEGFLRKVLEAIGYRLKKSSFDEYGNISFGIAEHVILPGARYDPEIGIFGMDIAITLERAGYRISRRRRKKTRIPRRHRVTKEEAMEFLRNNFNVQLIEG, from the coding sequence ATGACAGAGTCTACTTTATCTGTTAATCAAAATCCAATGAGGAAAGTTAAGTTAGCCAAGGTTACTGTTAATATAGGACTTGGTGAATCTGGAGATAGGTTACAGAAAGCTTATCAACTTTTACAAGAGTTAACTGGAGCTAAACCAGTATATACTATTTCCAAGAAAACTATAAGGGAGTTTGGAATTAGAAAAGGTCAAGAAATTGGAGTTAAGGTGACCTTAAGGGGTACTCAAGCTGAGGGATTCTTAAGAAAGGTTTTAGAAGCTATAGGATATAGATTAAAGAAAAGTAGTTTTGATGAATATGGTAACATATCTTTTGGGATTGCGGAACATGTGATCTTACCAGGTGCAAGATATGATCCAGAAATAGGTATATTCGGCATGGATATAGCTATCACTCTCGAGAGAGCTGGCTATAGAATTTCGAGACGAAGAAGAAAAAAGACTAGAATTCCAAGGAGGCATAGGGTTACGAAGGAAGAAGCTATGGAATTTTTAAGAAATAATTTTAATGTACAGTTGATAGAAGGGTGA
- a CDS encoding 30S ribosomal protein S14 codes for MGKYKPPAERKYGKGVQACQRCGSRDSVIQKYGIYLCRQCFREVAYELGFRKYW; via the coding sequence ATGGGAAAATACAAGCCTCCAGCCGAGAGAAAATATGGTAAAGGAGTTCAAGCTTGCCAGAGATGTGGAAGTAGGGATTCTGTAATTCAAAAATATGGGATTTATTTATGTAGACAATGTTTTAGAGAAGTCGCGTATGAGTTAGGGTTTAGGAAGTATTGGTGA
- a CDS encoding 30S ribosomal protein S8: protein MVFVNPLANALTSIYNNEMRRNKQAIIMPASKLVINVLRVMQKEGYVGEFEYIDDGRWGKITVQLLGRVNKCGPITPRYPLSYRQMIALPDYIRRYLPSKEIGIIIVSTSKGVMSHKEAARMRLGGVALGYVY, encoded by the coding sequence ATGGTATTCGTAAATCCGTTGGCAAATGCGTTAACGTCTATCTACAACAATGAGATGAGAAGGAATAAACAAGCTATTATAATGCCAGCGTCTAAATTGGTAATAAATGTTTTAAGAGTTATGCAGAAGGAGGGTTATGTAGGAGAATTTGAGTATATTGATGATGGTAGATGGGGCAAGATTACAGTACAGTTGTTAGGAAGAGTTAACAAGTGTGGACCAATAACTCCACGATATCCTCTTAGTTATAGACAGATGATTGCATTACCAGATTATATCAGGCGTTACTTACCATCAAAAGAGATTGGTATAATTATTGTTTCGACATCTAAAGGAGTAATGTCTCATAAAGAAGCAGCTAGAATGCGACTAGGAGGAGTAGCATTGGGATATGTATATTGA
- a CDS encoding 50S ribosomal protein L6, which produces MQIVILREEIEIPSNVNVDLKGSVIKMKGPKGEVVKDFSFARGIQISLDGNKIVLETTFANRRKKAAFYSIVSHIKNMITGVTKGYRYYLKIIYTHFPTSVKVVGNEVQITNLIGEKNIRRAPILQGVKVTVKGEDIVVEGPNLDAVAQTAANIEAASKITGFDRRIFSDGIFIYKKEVVE; this is translated from the coding sequence ATGCAGATAGTAATTTTAAGGGAAGAGATTGAAATTCCGAGCAATGTAAATGTTGATTTAAAAGGCTCAGTAATTAAGATGAAAGGACCTAAAGGTGAAGTAGTCAAAGATTTCAGCTTTGCTAGGGGTATACAAATTAGTTTAGATGGAAATAAGATAGTGTTAGAAACTACATTTGCTAATAGACGAAAAAAGGCGGCCTTCTATAGCATAGTTAGTCATATCAAAAATATGATAACTGGAGTAACTAAGGGTTATAGGTATTATCTTAAAATTATATATACGCACTTTCCAACATCTGTAAAGGTAGTAGGGAACGAAGTTCAAATAACTAATCTAATAGGTGAAAAGAATATAAGGAGGGCGCCAATACTGCAGGGCGTTAAGGTTACTGTGAAAGGTGAAGATATAGTTGTGGAGGGCCCGAATTTAGATGCTGTTGCCCAAACTGCAGCAAATATTGAGGCAGCTTCAAAGATAACTGGTTTTGATAGACGTATCTTCTCGGATGGAATTTTCATCTATAAAAAAGAGGTGGTTGAATGA
- a CDS encoding 50S ribosomal protein L32e, translated as MTEEKIQLYRKKIYVIRQKLKAKKPRFLRYDSDKFFRLGRQEKWRRPYGRDNKTRLKVRGFPAIVSVGYRLPKEVRGFHPSGLRQVIVHNINDLVKVQNQKDSVIVTIASSVGFKKRLEILNKARELGLKVSNEGVSA; from the coding sequence ATGACCGAAGAAAAAATACAGTTATATAGGAAAAAGATTTATGTAATAAGGCAAAAGCTTAAGGCAAAGAAGCCAAGGTTCTTACGTTATGATTCCGACAAGTTCTTCAGATTAGGAAGACAGGAAAAATGGAGAAGACCCTACGGAAGAGATAATAAGACTAGATTAAAAGTTAGGGGATTTCCTGCTATAGTGAGTGTTGGTTACAGACTGCCTAAAGAAGTTAGGGGATTTCATCCAAGTGGATTAAGGCAAGTTATAGTTCATAATATTAACGATCTAGTTAAAGTGCAAAATCAAAAAGACAGTGTTATTGTAACAATAGCTTCTTCAGTTGGTTTTAAAAAGAGGCTTGAAATTCTAAATAAAGCTAGGGAATTGGGTTTGAAGGTAAGTAATGAGGGTGTCAGTGCATGA
- a CDS encoding 50S ribosomal protein L19e has product MTNLKAQKRLAASVAGVGISRVKIVEDYIEDVQSSLTREEIRNLIKDGKIIILKKVGISGGRVKERRKKKSLKSEGKKAGSRKGKKGARANSKRMWVKRIRKIRAYLKWLRDHKVIDSHTYRELYLKAKGGNYKGVSDVRNILIQMGKLRGE; this is encoded by the coding sequence ATGACTAACTTGAAAGCTCAAAAAAGGCTAGCAGCATCGGTTGCAGGGGTAGGAATAAGCAGAGTTAAGATTGTTGAGGATTATATTGAGGACGTTCAAAGCTCACTAACCAGAGAAGAAATTAGGAATTTGATAAAGGATGGTAAGATTATAATCCTTAAAAAGGTTGGAATAAGCGGCGGTAGAGTAAAGGAGAGAAGAAAAAAGAAGAGCCTTAAGAGTGAAGGGAAAAAGGCAGGAAGTAGAAAAGGCAAGAAGGGAGCAAGGGCAAATAGCAAACGAATGTGGGTTAAGAGGATAAGAAAAATAAGGGCTTATCTTAAATGGTTGAGAGATCATAAGGTTATTGATAGTCATACTTATAGGGAATTATACTTAAAAGCCAAGGGTGGCAACTATAAGGGAGTTTCAGATGTTAGGAACATCTTAATACAGATGGGGAAATTAAGAGGTGAGTAA
- a CDS encoding 50S ribosomal protein L18, with protein MANGPNYKIKARRRREGKTNYYKRYVYVISKQIRFIVRITNKYIIVQIAKIDPKGDIMVASAHSSELAKKFGWKGDENNTPAAYLTGYLAALRAMKKGVTECVADIGLHVPSKGNKAFYAIKGAIDAGLKIPIGNISIENDRIKGEHIAKYAEKLKSENLDLYNKLFSRYLGRGLNPENLPSHFEEILNKIKSSGG; from the coding sequence TTGGCCAATGGTCCTAATTATAAGATAAAAGCTAGGAGAAGAAGAGAAGGAAAAACTAACTACTATAAGAGATACGTTTATGTCATAAGTAAACAAATAAGGTTTATTGTAAGAATAACTAACAAATACATTATAGTTCAAATTGCAAAAATCGATCCTAAGGGCGATATTATGGTTGCTAGCGCTCATTCTTCAGAACTTGCTAAAAAGTTTGGATGGAAGGGAGATGAAAATAATACTCCCGCCGCATACCTTACTGGCTATTTAGCAGCTTTAAGAGCTATGAAGAAAGGCGTAACAGAGTGTGTTGCAGATATAGGACTTCATGTACCGTCTAAGGGTAATAAGGCGTTCTATGCAATAAAAGGTGCGATAGATGCTGGGTTGAAAATTCCGATAGGTAATATAAGTATAGAAAACGATAGAATAAAGGGAGAGCATATAGCCAAGTATGCTGAAAAGTTGAAATCTGAGAATTTAGATTTATATAATAAACTATTTTCAAGGTATTTGGGAAGGGGACTAAACCCTGAGAACTTACCCTCTCATTTTGAGGAGATATTAAACAAGATTAAATCTTCTGGTGGTTGA
- a CDS encoding 30S ribosomal protein S5, whose product MAEEVPSINIEEWNPRTSIGNLVKNGKISSIKELFDRNLPITEPEIVDVLLPKLKYEVVDIKVVQKQTDAGEISRYKVLVIMGNMDGYVSIGTGKAKQLRVAIQKAIRDAKMNIIPVRRGCGSWQCTCGEPHSLPFKVVGKAGSVEVDLLPAPKGTGLVVGSVLKTLLTYAGIKDAWSTTKGETRTTENFVRAGYSALYNTYNFVTLQDWARKR is encoded by the coding sequence ATGGCAGAGGAAGTACCAAGTATAAATATAGAAGAATGGAATCCACGAACCTCCATAGGTAATCTCGTAAAGAATGGAAAGATATCATCTATAAAGGAACTATTTGATAGGAATCTTCCTATTACTGAACCGGAAATTGTGGATGTTCTGTTACCTAAGCTAAAATATGAAGTTGTAGACATTAAAGTAGTTCAGAAGCAAACTGATGCAGGAGAGATATCTAGATATAAAGTTCTAGTTATAATGGGCAACATGGATGGATATGTCAGTATAGGAACTGGAAAAGCTAAACAGCTAAGGGTTGCAATTCAGAAGGCAATTAGGGATGCTAAGATGAATATAATACCAGTAAGAAGAGGCTGTGGTAGCTGGCAGTGCACATGTGGTGAACCACATAGTCTACCCTTTAAAGTAGTTGGTAAAGCGGGTAGCGTAGAAGTTGATTTATTGCCCGCACCCAAGGGTACTGGATTAGTAGTTGGTAGTGTATTAAAGACATTGTTAACTTATGCTGGTATAAAGGATGCTTGGTCTACCACAAAAGGTGAGACTAGAACTACAGAGAATTTTGTCAGAGCTGGATATAGTGCACTTTATAACACTTATAACTTCGTAACTCTACAAGATTGGGCTAGGAAGAGGTAA
- the rpmD gene encoding 50S ribosomal protein L30: MVELLGIIRIRGWAKAPWYINETLEMLRLRYNFNAMIYPKTSQMLGMLNKVSPYVTWGEVDPDTLKLLIINRLETAKGDKVSDSYVKEVLKIENIDTMVKQLYEGKIYLHKLDQYFKLPIRLHPPKGGFKGSVKRPYKNKGEFGYRGDKINELMRRMM, from the coding sequence ATGGTGGAGCTACTAGGCATAATCAGAATTAGAGGTTGGGCAAAGGCTCCTTGGTATATTAATGAGACATTAGAGATGTTGCGGTTAAGATATAATTTTAATGCGATGATATATCCAAAAACCTCTCAAATGCTCGGTATGCTAAATAAAGTTTCTCCATATGTCACATGGGGAGAGGTAGATCCGGATACTTTAAAACTACTAATTATAAATAGACTTGAAACGGCAAAAGGGGATAAGGTTTCAGATAGTTATGTTAAAGAAGTGTTAAAGATTGAAAATATCGATACAATGGTGAAACAGTTATATGAAGGCAAGATTTACCTACATAAACTTGATCAATATTTTAAGTTGCCTATTCGCTTACATCCACCTAAGGGTGGGTTTAAGGGTAGTGTAAAAAGGCCCTATAAAAATAAAGGTGAGTTCGGATATAGAGGAGATAAGATAAATGAATTAATGAGGAGGATGATGTAA
- a CDS encoding uL15 family ribosomal protein: MVVRREKKSRKMRGSRTMGWGIRGQHRDRGSQGGRQIGMHKEKWSWLIKYGEGWYGKHGFRNPTTKLTSAISLRKLNELLVNGSIKIKETDGKKIVDLNELGYDKLLGGGSINVPVTIKVSKATNRAIQKVKQIGGEVILSPTE, translated from the coding sequence ATGGTAGTAAGAAGAGAGAAAAAAAGTAGAAAAATGAGAGGATCACGAACGATGGGATGGGGTATTAGGGGCCAACATAGGGATAGAGGATCACAGGGTGGTAGACAAATTGGTATGCATAAGGAGAAATGGTCATGGTTAATTAAATATGGCGAAGGATGGTATGGGAAGCATGGATTCAGAAACCCCACTACAAAATTGACAAGTGCTATTTCGTTGAGAAAACTTAATGAATTATTAGTGAATGGTTCTATAAAAATCAAAGAAACCGATGGAAAAAAGATAGTGGACTTAAATGAGTTAGGGTACGACAAATTACTTGGTGGAGGTAGTATAAACGTTCCCGTTACTATAAAAGTAAGTAAGGCTACCAATAGAGCGATACAGAAAGTTAAGCAGATTGGAGGAGAAGTAATATTAAGCCCAACTGAGTAA